TGGACCTGATGCCCAGCTTTCTGGACCTGTGGCACATCCCCGTTTCCGCCCTCGATGGCTTGGCCTCCGGAGCCAGCCTCCTGGCCCCTCCTCCCGCGTCGCGTGTGCAGGGTGGACAGAACACCGGCGACATCCGCTCGTGGGATGTCGAGGGGTTGTATCTGGCGAGAGGCCACTGGAAACTGGTTCTGAGCCAAGGTCGACCGCCGGGTCTTTTCGATCTTTCGATCGATCCGCGCGAAGAACGTTCGTTGTGGGATACCGTGCGCGTGCGGGAAAGCCAGATCGGCTGGATCCGCGAGGCCATGCGCGACCCCATCCGCCAAGGTGTCTGCAACCGAGCGGGCGAATCCTGTCCAGCGGAACTTCGTTCGCCCCAGTGACGGCCCTCCGCGTCGAGCGCGGGCAGGGAACCGGGGCGATTCGAGCGCTCGTCGATGGCAAAAGGGTTCCGCGAGTCCTAGATTTGCCCGGATGGACTCCTTTCTGATCGCAATGGGGATGGTTTTCCTCGCCGAAATGGGCGACAAGACCCAGCTGGTCGCCCTCTCCCTGGCGGGTCGGTACAAGGCCAAGGTCACCCTCCTCGGGATCTTCGCGGCCACCGCGGCGGTCCATGTGCTCTCCGTGCTGCTGGGCGCCGTGCTGGGACACAATCTGTCCAGTTCCTGGACCACCTTCCTGGCCGGCATCTGCTTTCTGATTTTCGGGGTCTGGACGTTGCGAGGCGACGACGACGGTGCCGGCGAGCGCCGTGGCATCTCGCCTTTCTGGATCATCTTCTGGACCTTCCTGATCGCCGAACTCGGCGACAAGACCATGTTCACCACCGCCACCGTCGCCGCCCAGCATTCGCGCTCGTGGCTTCCCGTGTGGTTGGGATCCACCATCGGCATGGTCCTGGCTGATGCATTGGCCATCGGCCTGGGCGTGGTGGTCGGGATGCGCTTGCCGGAGCTATTGATCCGCCGCATCGCCGCCGGGATCTTCCTGGTCTTCGGTGTTTGGAGCGTATGGATGGGCGGGCGCGAACTGGCCTGGCACGCCTGGGTGGGAGGCGGGGCTGTGCTCGCCGGCGGCCTTCTGATCCTGTTCCGCGACGGCTTCTCCAAACTGGCCAAGCGAGATCTCACCGCACGCTGAGGTCTTTTGCGACAAAGTCTCGCCACAGTCCCGTTCGACGCGTAGATTGCCTCCAAACCAATCAGGAGATCTCATGTCCGACAGCGTCCTTTTCCTCCACAACCTCTTGCGCTGGGTCGTCTTGGCCATGGGGCTGTTTTCGCTGTTCCGCTCCGTCACTGGCTTGGCCGCCAACGGTGGATGGCTGAAAAACGACGAACGCGCGCGCAAGTTCTTCCCGATGTCCTTGGAGATCGCCTTTCTCGTCGGCCTGTTGCTTTGGGCTTTTTTCTCTCCGATCACCCAACAAGGGTTCCAGGCTCCCGGCGCGGCGATGAAAGACCCGACCATCCGGTTTTTCTTTGTGGAGCACGGGTTGGCCGCACTGTTGGCGGTCGGGTTGGCCCGGGTCGGGTCGGTGCGCGTCAAGCGCCAGAAAAACGTCCGCGCCAAGTTCCAGTCCATGCTGGTGTTCCATGGCTTGGCATTGGTGGTCCTGGCGGCCCGCATCCCCTGGAACCGCCCGTTCATCCACCTGCCCTGATCGACTACCGCCCCAGCCTCCAGGCCAGGGCGGCCATCAGGAGCGCTCCGGCGGCCCCCGCGATCGCGGCCTTCCTCAATCCTCGACGGAAACTGTCGCCATCGGTCGTGGAGCCCTCCGGATTCAGCAGGTAGGTGCCCGGTTTGCCCAGTCGCACCTCCAGGGCCAGCGCCATCGCACCCATCGTCCAGCCGCCGTTGGGGCTTTGGGTCTTGGCCGCTTCCGTCGGCAACCTCCGCAGATCGAAACTTCCCATCCAGATCAGCAGACAGGTGATCCGAGCCGGGATCCAGTTGAGGACATCGTCGGCTCGAGCCGCCCACTTGCCCTTCCATTCCATGTCGCCGCGATACCCCCACATGGCGTCGGCCGTGTTGGCGAACCGGTAGATCGCCGCCCCGGGAAGCCCCAGCAGCGCGAACCAGAAAAGCGGTGCGACAACGGAATCCGTCAGATTTTCCGCCAAAGTCTCCAACGCCGCCTCCCGCACATCCACCTCGGAAAGCACCGAAACGTCGCGCGAGACCAGCATGGACAATTTCCGACGTCCTTCGGCGAGACTTGCCTGGAGGGCGGATTCCACACCGGCGACCTCGGTGTGCAGGAACCGGTACGAAAACAGCGGAAACAGGAGGAGGCCCCAGGCGAAATGCGCGACAGCCCCCAGGGGCCGGAACAACTCCTGCAATCCGTAATACAGTCCCCCCACGGCTCCGGCGCCCAGGCACCAGAACCCCGCACCCGCCAGGAACCCGGATCGCTCCCCCTGGGGCATCCAGGTTCGGAACCGTTTCAGCAGCCTGCCCATCCACACCACCGGATGCCCGGCGGCAGGTGGCTCGGCGAAAAGGAGGTCCATTGCGAAGGCGATCAGGATGACCATCGCGGGAAATTACCTTTGCCCGTACTTGAGCAGGTCAAAATCACTTCTTCGGATCCGGATCGCATGGCGCCGCGCGCGCACCGCGCCCCGTATGCGGAAGCTCCTGGGCATTCTGCTGCTGCTCTGGTGGCGGACTCCCGCCGGGAAGGGCCCTCGGGTCCAAGCCTTCCGAGCGGGCATCTGGCTCGCCCGCTGCTTGGCGATGGTCTTTCTGTTGTTCGGAGCGGTGGATTTCAACGCGCTGTGGTTGTTCGGGCCCTCGCCAGGAATGAGGGAGTTGGAAGATCCCCAGATGGCGACCGCGACGGAAATCCGTTTCGCGGATGGGCCGCTCCTGGGGCGCATGTGGCTGGAAGACCGCACCCAGATCGAACGCAAGGATCTACCGGAACACCTGGTGCAAGCTCTGGTGGCCACCGAAGATGCACGCTTCTACGACCATTCCGGCATCGACTTCCTGGCGGTCCCCAGCGCGCTGATCCAAAGTCTGACGGGCAGCAAGCGGGGCGGATCCACCCTGGCCCAGCAACTGGCCAAGAACCTGTACCAGACCCGCACCAACACCGGGATCCTGGGCAAGATCCGTCCGTTGAGCGCACCGATCGCAAAGATCAAGGAATGGATCCTGGCGACCAAGTTGGAATTCCTTCACAGCAAGGACCAGATCCTGGTTCTGTACCTGAACACGGTGAGTTTTGGGAACAACAGCTACGGCATCCATTCCGCCGCCTGGCGGTATTTCGGAAAAAAGCCCGCCGAGCTGGATCTGGCCGAGTCCGCCCTGCTCGTGGCCATGCTGAAGGGAACCGCCTTCTACAATCCATTCAACCACGCGGCCAGGGCCCTGGAGCGTCGCAACACGGTGCTCCAACGGATGGTCGCCGTCGAGGCGCTCCCGGCGCGCGCGCTGGATTCGCTTTCCAAGCTGCCATTGGGATTGCATCCCCAACCGGCCAACCAATCCTCCGGCCCCGCTCCGCACCTGCGCGACTGGATCTCCTCGTTCGTGCGCAATTTTTGTCGCGAGCACGACTGCGATCCCGAGACCGACGGCCTTGTGGTGCGGACCACCATCGATTCGCGTCTCCAGTCCCACGCCATGTCCGCCTCCCGAGAATGGATGCCCATTCTACAGGCGCGTTTCAAGCAGGATTGGGGATCCTCCGCGCCTTGGAGGTACTCCGACGGACGCGAGATCCCGGGATACCTGGATTCGTTGTGCCGTCTCTCGCCGCGCTGGAAACCCACCCTGGACTCGCTCGATGGCGACACCGCCGCGACCTACGCCGCCTTCGCGCGTAGACAGAAATTGCGCATCTTCAACGGTGCATCCTACCGCGACACCACGCTCTCGCCCCGCGATTCCCTCGCCCTGGAACGCAGTCTCCTGCAAGGGTCGCTCGTGGCCATCGATCCGCGCGATGGCAAGATCCTCGCCTGGGTGGGAGGCATCGATCATCGGTTTTCCCAACTGGACCACGTGGCCGGCACGCGCCGTTCCACCGGCTCCACGGCCAAACCCTTCGTTTATTGCGCGGCTCTGGAAAAAGGCATGAGCCCCTGCGAACGCCTGGTGGATTCCGTGCGGACGTTCTCCTACATGGAGGAGGAAAAAGAAATACTGGACTCCCCACAACGCCGACTGGCTGGAAGGCAAGGACTCCATCACCATCCGCGCCGGCATGGCCCGGTCTCTGAACACCATCACTTCCCAGCTGACCATGCGGGTGGGCCCGGATTCCGTCGCCTCGATCATGCGTCGACTGGGTGTGAAGTCCCCCCTGAAGACGGTTCCCAGCATCGGACTGGGTTCCAATCCGATGAACCTCCTGGAGCTGGCCGGAGCGTACCAAGCGTTCGTCAACGGCGGCTCCACCACCGAGCCTTGGGCCGTCTCACGCATTGAAACCCACGACGGCAAGGTGCTGGCCGAATTCCACACCACCCCGCGCAAGGTGCTCGCCGACGATGTCTCGTGGCTCATGACCTGGATGCTGCGCGGAGGACTCCAGGAACCCCAAGGAACATCGCTCGCGCTGTTGCCCTACGATCTCCTCAAGGGTGGACGTCAACTGGGTGGAAAGACCGGCACCAGCTCCGACCACTCCGACGGCTGGTACGTGGCCGCCTCTCCGCAGATCATCGCCGCCGCCTGGACCGGAAACGACGATCCATCGCTGCACTTCCGCTCCGGCGAGACCGGCGAAGGATCCCGAACCGGGCTCCCCCTGGTTGGACGTTTCCTGTCCAGGGTGTTCAAGGATTCCGCCTTGGATTTCCCGCCGGTCCCGTTTCCGGATCCACCGGCTTCCGTCAAGCGTCGCTGGAACTGCCCCACCCCCTGGCCTCCCAAGGTGGACACCCTCTCCGATTCGGCGCGCCCCAAACCGTTCACCCTGTGGGGGCTTCTGGAATGATCCTGGGACTTGGCATCGACTCCGTGCTCATCGAGCGCATCCGCGCGGTGAGCCCGCGGCTGTTCGAACGCATCTGCACGCCGGCCGAGCGCGAATACTGCGAGAGCTTCGGCGAAGGGCGTTTCGAGCGCTATGCCGGGCGCTTTGCCGCCAAGGAAGCCATTTCCAAGGCTCTGGGCACGGGAATCGCGCAGGGCGTGCAGTGGACCGACCTGGAAATTCTCCCCTCCCCCTCCGGCGCCCCGGTGGCCACCCTGCATCGACAAGCCCTGGAGCGCTCCCGGCGCATGGGCGCCACCACGGTGCTGGTTTCCATCACCCACGACAAATCCACTGCCGCCGCCGTCTGTGTTTTGGAGGGAAATCCCCCCTCCGAGAAGATTGCTTAAAAAAGCACTTGCACTCTTGAGCACTATCCAGTAGCTTTTTGTTCATGATCGGCAGGCGTCGGGCATCGACCGACCTTGCCACCTAGATCACCAACCAGACAAATACGTACCAGGAGACCGTCCATGAGCGCCACCAGCACCCGCAAGTCCTCCGCCGCAGCCGCCGCCAAAGAAGGCATCACTGTCAACGCCAGCTCGTTGGACAAGGACAAGGACAAGGACCGGGCGCTCCAGACGGCGCTTTCGCAGATCGAGAAAAACCACGGCAAGGGCTCCATCATGACCCTCGGCCAGGGCAGCACCAAGCCGGAAATGGGCGTGATTCCCACCGGGTGCATCCAGCTGGATGCCGTGCTGGGAATCAGTGGCTGGCCTCGCGGTCGTATTGTGGAGATCTTTGGACCGGAAAGCTCCGGCAAGACCACCCTGGCCCTGCACGCCATCGCCGAGGCCCAGAAAGCAGGCGGCGTGGCCGCGTTCATCGACGCTGAACACGCGTTCGATGCCATCTACGCCAAGAAGCTCGGCGTGGACATCGACAACCTCCTGGTGTCGCAGCCAGACACCGGCGAGCAGGCCTTGGACATCTCCGAGACTCTGGTGCGCTCCGGCGCCATCGACATCCTGGTGATCGACTCCGTGGCTGCCTTGGTTCCCCAAGCGGAAATCAATGGCGACATGGGCGACAACCACGTGGGACTCCAGGCCCGTCTCATGAGCCAGGCCCTGCGCAAGCTCACCGGCATCCTGAGCAAGTCCAACACCTGCATGATCTTCATCAACCAATTGCGCATGAAGATCGGCGTGATGTTCGGCAATCCGGAAACCACCACCGGCGGCAACGCGCTCAAGTTCTACGCCTCGGTGCGCGCCGACATCCGTCGCATCAGCTCCATCAAGTCCGGCGAAGAGGTGGTGGGCAACCGCACCCGTGTCAAGATCGTGAAGAACAAACTCGCCGCTCCGTTCAAGCAGTGCGAATTCGACATCATGTACGGCGAAGGTGTCTCCAAACCCTCTTCCTTGCTGGATCTGGGTGTGGAGCTGGAAATTGTCACCAAGTCCGGATCCTGGTTCTCCTACGGCTCCGAGCGCATCGGACAAGGACGCGATTCCGCCCTGGAATACATCCGCAACAATCCGGTCATGGCCGCGGACATCGAGTCTAAGATCCGCGAAGCTCTCCGTGGAGACGACTTCGTGGGCCTGCCCACCAACATCGAGGGCGAGGACGCCGCGGAAGAGGAATAACTCTTCCCCTCCGGTCTTTCCGGGCCGGTCTGCTTTCCAACCTCAGGCGAAGGTGCGCTCCGGCAACCTTTGCCGTTTTCTGACACGTCCGCCGAGATTGGATCCTGTCGTGCCGGGACTAAGCCGACGACGCCTTTCGCCAAGGTGTCGTGAATGCGGCTATCCTGTCATTCCCCGTGGATCCACCTTGTCGCCCGTTCGGGGATTTTCCTGGACGGGGGGCGAGGGTTCGGCAACGCTTTCCGCTTGATTCCGCTGAGCGGGGAGTTCGACTGCGCCTGGCATTCTTTTCGACTGCGTCGGGCTTTCTACCGGGGCGGCCCGGTGGCCGTTTTCACGGCTTCCGCCGCGGGACCAGGGGCGGGCCTGGAGCCCGTTCCTGGGTGCGTCGGCACCCAGACCCCGACCAAGGGCATTCACATGGCCTCCCATCCGGTGTTCACCGGATGGGAACCCTGCGCGGCCCCTGCCCAGGGTTCCCATTTGCATCGCATCGATGCAAATGGGAGGGCAGTGCAACGCAGCGCGCCGGGGGGCTCTAGTTGGAACGGCCACACCGGCTCGCCAGGGCTGTGGGCGAATGGATGTTGTGGCATTGGTCGATGGCATCAGGGTCGCGATCGAACTCTTCATGGCACTGGCCGTTCCAGTGTTCGAGCCCCCCGGTCCCCCACGGTTCGGCTGGAATGCCAGTTCGGGAGCAAATCTGGTTGCCGGCTCTCCGGCGCCGCTTCGCTGGCCGGGTGGGCTGTCGGCGGTGACAGAATTCGGGGAATGGTTGCGCTGTTGATCACGGAACGCGACCGATCTGGATGGAGATGGGTGTGCTGATTTTTGTGTTACCGATTGACTTCGGAAGGCGCTGAGCGTACGTTAATGCGTACGATGGAGGCGAGATGACCACGATCACGGCTACGGAAGCTCGGAAGAACCTGTACAAGTTGGTGGAAAGCGTTTCCCAGAGCCACGTGCCGATCCAGATCACCGGCAAATTGAACAATGCCGTCTTGGTCTCGGAAGAGGATTGGAACTCCATCCAGGAAACGCTCTTTCTCACCTCCATCCCAGGGATGAGGGAGTCCATCAAGGCGGGATTGGAAGCCAAGATCGAAGACTGCTCGACTTCCCTGAAATGGTAGAAGACTGGTCCCTGGTTTTCTGCAAGCAAGCGCAGAAGGACGCACAGAAGCTCGCATCAGCAGGATTGAAGGCCAAAGCGCAGCTCCTGCTTTCCGTCCTCTCGAAGGATCCATTCACGAATCCTCCTCCCTACGAGAAGCTTGTCGGCGACCTTGCCGGAGCCTATTCGAGGCGGATCAATATCCAACATCGGCTGGTTTATCAGGTGCTCGAGGCGGAGCGGTTGGTGAAGGTGATTCGGATGTGGACGCATTACGAGTGACCCTCTCGGGTTGATTCTTTCGACTGCGTCGGGCTTTTTCCAGGCGCGGGCCTGGAGGCCGTTTCACGGCTTCCGCCGTGTGGGACCGGACGCGGGTCCGGTTGCCGATTCACGGGTCCGCCGGGACCCGTGACCCCGGCCAAGGGGACGAACGCGCGTCCCCTTGGAACCCGCGCGCCGGGGGGCTCTAATTGGAACGGCCAAACCGGCTCGCCAGGGCTGTGGGCGAATGGATCTTGTGGCGTTGGGCGATTTCATCAGGGGCGCGATCGATATCTTCATGGTACTGGCCGTTCCAGTGTTCGAGCCCCCCGGTCCCCCACGGTTCGGCTGGATTGCCAGTTCGGCAGCAAATTTGGTTGCCGGATTTTGGATTCCCCCTAGGGATCCCGTTCCATGGCGACGGAATACCGCGCCATGAACAGGGGATCTTAGGGGGATTTACGGCCCGTTAATTGGATTACGACAATCCTCTCCGAATTCTTTATCGTATAAAGCAAACCCCTTCCGATCAAGCACAGTTAAATACG
This DNA window, taken from Fibrobacterota bacterium, encodes the following:
- a CDS encoding TMEM165/GDT1 family protein; this encodes MDSFLIAMGMVFLAEMGDKTQLVALSLAGRYKAKVTLLGIFAATAAVHVLSVLLGAVLGHNLSSSWTTFLAGICFLIFGVWTLRGDDDGAGERRGISPFWIIFWTFLIAELGDKTMFTTATVAAQHSRSWLPVWLGSTIGMVLADALAIGLGVVVGMRLPELLIRRIAAGIFLVFGVWSVWMGGRELAWHAWVGGGAVLAGGLLILFRDGFSKLAKRDLTAR
- the cobD gene encoding cobalamin biosynthesis protein CobD gives rise to the protein MVILIAFAMDLLFAEPPAAGHPVVWMGRLLKRFRTWMPQGERSGFLAGAGFWCLGAGAVGGLYYGLQELFRPLGAVAHFAWGLLLFPLFSYRFLHTEVAGVESALQASLAEGRRKLSMLVSRDVSVLSEVDVREAALETLAENLTDSVVAPLFWFALLGLPGAAIYRFANTADAMWGYRGDMEWKGKWAARADDVLNWIPARITCLLIWMGSFDLRRLPTEAAKTQSPNGGWTMGAMALALEVRLGKPGTYLLNPEGSTTDGDSFRRGLRKAAIAGAAGALLMAALAWRLGR
- a CDS encoding penicillin-binding protein, producing MRKLLGILLLLWWRTPAGKGPRVQAFRAGIWLARCLAMVFLLFGAVDFNALWLFGPSPGMRELEDPQMATATEIRFADGPLLGRMWLEDRTQIERKDLPEHLVQALVATEDARFYDHSGIDFLAVPSALIQSLTGSKRGGSTLAQQLAKNLYQTRTNTGILGKIRPLSAPIAKIKEWILATKLEFLHSKDQILVLYLNTVSFGNNSYGIHSAAWRYFGKKPAELDLAESALLVAMLKGTAFYNPFNHAARALERRNTVLQRMVAVEALPARALDSLSKLPLGLHPQPANQSSGPAPHLRDWISSFVRNFCREHDCDPETDGLVVRTTIDSRLQSHAMSASREWMPILQARFKQDWGSSAPWRYSDGREIPGYLDSLCRLSPRWKPTLDSLDGDTAATYAAFARRQKLRIFNGASYRDTTLSPRDSLALERSLLQGSLVAIDPRDGKILAWVGGIDHRFSQLDHVAGTRRSTGSTAKPFVYCAALEKGMSPCERLVDSVRTFSYMEEEKEILDSPQRRLAGRQGLHHHPRRHGPVSEHHHFPADHAGGPGFRRLDHASTGCEVPPEDGSQHRTGFQSDEPPGAGRSVPSVRQRRLHHRALGRLTH
- the acpS gene encoding holo-ACP synthase, whose product is MILGLGIDSVLIERIRAVSPRLFERICTPAEREYCESFGEGRFERYAGRFAAKEAISKALGTGIAQGVQWTDLEILPSPSGAPVATLHRQALERSRRMGATTVLVSITHDKSTAAAVCVLEGNPPSEKIA
- the recA gene encoding recombinase RecA, which gives rise to MSATSTRKSSAAAAAKEGITVNASSLDKDKDKDRALQTALSQIEKNHGKGSIMTLGQGSTKPEMGVIPTGCIQLDAVLGISGWPRGRIVEIFGPESSGKTTLALHAIAEAQKAGGVAAFIDAEHAFDAIYAKKLGVDIDNLLVSQPDTGEQALDISETLVRSGAIDILVIDSVAALVPQAEINGDMGDNHVGLQARLMSQALRKLTGILSKSNTCMIFINQLRMKIGVMFGNPETTTGGNALKFYASVRADIRRISSIKSGEEVVGNRTRVKIVKNKLAAPFKQCEFDIMYGEGVSKPSSLLDLGVELEIVTKSGSWFSYGSERIGQGRDSALEYIRNNPVMAADIESKIREALRGDDFVGLPTNIEGEDAAEEE
- a CDS encoding type II toxin-antitoxin system Phd/YefM family antitoxin translates to MTTITATEARKNLYKLVESVSQSHVPIQITGKLNNAVLVSEEDWNSIQETLFLTSIPGMRESIKAGLEAKIEDCSTSLKW
- a CDS encoding Txe/YoeB family addiction module toxin produces the protein MVEDWSLVFCKQAQKDAQKLASAGLKAKAQLLLSVLSKDPFTNPPPYEKLVGDLAGAYSRRINIQHRLVYQVLEAERLVKVIRMWTHYE